The bacterium genomic interval TATTCATCCCTAAAATCTGGCTAATCTTTGCGGCAGTATGTGTGAGATATACTGGTTCATTTCTTTTACCGCGATAAGGCACTGGCGTGAGATAAGGGCAATCTGTTTCGAGCAATAACCGCTCTAACGGAATAACTTTTATGATTTTAACTAATGAATCTGCATAAGTAACCGCCCCACTTATGGAGATGTAAAATCCTGCATTAATTACCTCTTTAAGCATATCCACATCTCCAGAAAAGGAATGGAGCACTCCACTAACGACACTCGCATTCTCTTCTTTTAATATTTTTAAGATATCTAAATGTGCCTCGCGGTCATGAACGATAACAGGTAAATTTGTCATCCTGGCTAATCTAATGAATTGACGAAATACCTCCTGTTGAACAGGTTGAGGAGATAGGTTTCGATAGTAGTCTAATCCAATTTCTCCAATTCCAACTACCTTTTTATTTTTGGTTAATTCTAAGAATGAGGAATAGTCATTATCATTAAATTGGACAGCATCATGGGGATGGAGACCGACGGTAGCATAAATGAAATCATACCTTTGGGCTAATTCAATGGAGCATCTACTTGTGATTAAATCCGAACCAACATTTATAATAGTCTGTATTCCCTCTTGTTTTGCTCGGAGGATGACTTCATGGCGGTCATCTGCAAATTTTTCATCCTCAAGATGAGCATGGGTGTCAATTAGGGCTACGGGAAATTTTGTAGTCATAAGAATCCTCATTCAACGATGAAGCCACAGCGGTAGTGGAGTATTTTCAACACTCCATCATAGTGCGTGGATAGCTACTTCTTTTTAAAGAGAACCTGCCAGATGGTTTTATTCCTTTCTTCTTCCAACAATACTTCTTTATGGTGCAATTCCCTTTTTAAAGACTCAATCAATTGGTCTCTTTTTTTTAGTGTCTCGGCCTTTTCTTTTTGAAAAGCCTGATTTTGCTCTTCCAATTCTTTTTTAAGGATTGCAATGGTATCATCTCGCTCGGCTAAAGCCTTTTCTAAATGTTCTATCTTCTTTTCTCTATCTATCAAAACTTTATGGGTATCGTTAAGTTCTCGCGTCAATCTTTGTCTTTCTTCTTCCTCTTCCCATGCCTTAGCGGCTATTTTTGAAAAATCACTACTTGATGATTTTTTTTCCATCGTATTTACTCCTCCTTTTAAGAAACCGAACGCTCCTGGTGTCGTGTTGAACAAATAACGCACGGAATTTAATTCTGGTAACTGGTGATTGGTAACTGGTAATTAAATACCGTTTGGCTGAGCTGACGACGAATCTATTTAACCAGTTACCAATTACCAATTATCCGTTTACAGGTTACGAAACCTGATGATACGCCGTGCAAAACTTACTCAACACCACACTAGATATAATTGAGTGTTTATTTTATTGGTCTTGTGTAACTATTTTCAATCTCTGTGGTGATTTCTTTTTCCCCCTCAAACATATGTTCATCTATATTTATACTTCTAAGTGCTCTTTTCAGGTCATCTACCTTATTACAAGAAGAAATAGCCTCTTTATAACTAATCACATCATTTTTAAGTAATGCGGCTAATGATTGCTCCAGGGTTTGCATTCGATATTGACTTACTGATGTAAAAATAGTGTCATAGATTTTAGATAGGTTATGTTCTTCGATTAACTTTCTTATGGTTGGGGATGAAATTAG includes:
- a CDS encoding TatD family hydrolase, translated to MTTKFPVALIDTHAHLEDEKFADDRHEVILRAKQEGIQTIINVGSDLITSRCSIELAQRYDFIYATVGLHPHDAVQFNDNDYSSFLELTKNKKVVGIGEIGLDYYRNLSPQPVQQEVFRQFIRLARMTNLPVIVHDREAHLDILKILKEENASVVSGVLHSFSGDVDMLKEVINAGFYISISGAVTYADSLVKIIKVIPLERLLLETDCPYLTPVPYRGKRNEPVYLTHTAAKISQILGMNIQKIADITTSNAGRLFNINNG